The Thermotoga maritima MSB8 region AGGGGGCGGACTGTAAATCCGCTGGCAGAATGCCTTCGGAGGTTCAAATCCTCCCCCCACCACCAGATTTTTTGAGAAAGGGTGGAAGATATGCGAGTGAAAGTGGCTCTGAAATGTTCTCAGTGCGGTAACAAGAACTACTACACCACAAGGAACAAGGACAAAAGAGCAAAGCTCGAACTGAGAAAGTACTGCCCAAAGTGCAACGCCCACACGATTCATACCGAAACGAAAGCGTAATCGCAGG contains the following coding sequences:
- the rpmG gene encoding 50S ribosomal protein L33; this translates as MRVKVALKCSQCGNKNYYTTRNKDKRAKLELRKYCPKCNAHTIHTETKA